In the genome of Populus trichocarpa isolate Nisqually-1 chromosome 6, P.trichocarpa_v4.1, whole genome shotgun sequence, one region contains:
- the LOC18100028 gene encoding uncharacterized protein LOC18100028 isoform X1, translating to MKSRRMFREGHRRSPRISALDVWKAQPLSRTTVAKKTRLSRSITSTSTSTVAKVQDKELEQQKENQPEGPACRTRAKKKRKLKPLQDVASTPNAQQEPKSSDESDERELSQKDHPINSDEAILQKKDGPKQKGQAHSPDQPSSFSCTSWVPEKRILEHIVDILQRRDTHEIFAEPVDPNEVEEYYEIIQEPMDFGTMRAKLHEGMYKSLEQFEHDVFLISGNAMHFNSSSTIYFRQARAIAELAKKVFHVLKTDPDNFELEFSGTRRRSGRRPQHEVKGSTYSPSLKVARSSKSSNTNTAVHVSPKPTPCLTSCSSSLKRAIRVNSACLGITTHSDARDDEVLFGSGDGKRFGFSETDRRSTYKPWMSFLDESYPIISSIYSNSKPLVHVNQQEIAYHKSLFLFVKDVGPTAQMVAKRKLDGWPTTAANFPTPGSNFWLQSPNCQTSAASTSAQCPPTLDATITAACQNVSRGDRIDMFDVDKGGVAYAGNDFGIHGTSEKVAPNGNCYSNFGSISSDASFCNDTDVASVSRNEKPRQNQNRGLQQGSYSPVADARDLNLLAAGSSKKDNGSAMHKLERSKMDNKSQPSDSGFKGVRSNALESRLSDTYSLSPSSWPLKTTGMSSFNRHIGNTHSPSTQCLRGDDQAPAAQVPNHGLGSSSETIQDLKPSEQLTPVSGHFIFDLPFFKTQLDQINSPEQNRFLQHGSGMQGSFPNRIGETYNDSRPHSSLNTQHTNLALQL from the exons ATGAAGAGTAGGAGAATGTTTAGAGAGGGACACAGGAGGAGTCCTAGGATATCTGCTTTGGATGTGTGGAAGGCTCAGCCACTGAGTAGGACCACTGTTGCTAAAAAAACTAGGCTTAGTAGGAGCATTACAAGCACTAGTACCAGTACTGTTGCTAAGGTACAAGACAAGGAGTTGGAGCAGCAAAAGGAGAACCAACCTGAGGGTCCAGCCTGTAGGACAAGGgcaaagaaaaagaggaagcTTAAACCACTTCAAGATGTGGCTTCTACTCCCAATGCTCAACAG GAGCCCAAGTCAAGTGATGAATCAGATGAAAGAGAACTAAGTCAAAAAGATCATCCAATCAATAGTG ATGAAGCCATTTTGCAGAAAAAAGATGGCCCAAAACAGAAAGGACAAGCTCATTCTCCAG ATCAACCATCTAGTTTTTCATGTACATCATGGGTGCCAGAAAAACGAATACTTGAGCATATCGTTGACATATTACAGAG GAGAGATACCCATGAAATATTTGCAGAACCAGTTGACCCAAATGAG GTTGAGGAGTATTATGAAATCATCCAAGAGCCTATGGATTTCGGCACCATGAGGGCTAAACTTCATGAAGGAATGTATAAAAGTCTTGAACAATTTGAG CATGATGTGTTTCTAATATCCGGAAATGCAATGCACTTCAATTCCTCTTCCACCATTTATTTCAGACAG GCTCGTGCCATAGCTGAATTAGCTAAGAAGGTTTTCCATGTTCTGAAAACTGATCCTGATAATTTTGAACTGGAATTCTCGGGGACAAGACGACGAAGTGGTAGAAGGCCCCAACATGAAGTCAAGGGTTCAACTTATAGCCCATCCCTTAAGGTTGCGAGGAGTTCAAAATCCAGCAATACCAATACTGCAGTTCATGTATCCCCGAAACCCACCCCATGTTTAACAAGTTGTTCATCAAGTCTAAAAAGAGCGATCCGAGTGAACTCTGCATGCTTGGGCATCACTACGCATTCTGATGCAAGAGATGATGAAGTACTTTTTG GTTCTGGAGATGGTAAAAGATTTGGTTTTTCTGAAACAGATAGGCGCTCTACATATAAGCCATGGATGTCGTTCCTTGATGAGAGCTATCcaattatttcatcaatttatagTAATTCAAAGCCACTAGTGCAC GTGAATCAGCAGGAAATTGCCTATCATAAAAGCTTATTCTTGTTTGTTAAAGACGTAGGACCAACTGCCCAAATGGTTGCCAAACGCAAGTTAGATGGATGGCCGACTACCGCTGCCAATTTTCCAACTCCAGGTTCAAACTTTTGGCTTCAGTCTCCAAACTGTCAAACTTCTGCGGCATCAACCTCTGCTCAGTGTCCACCTACTCTTGATGCTACAATCACAGCTGCATGCCAAAATGTAAGCCGGGGTGACAGAATAGACATGTTTGATGTCGATAAAGGAGGTGTTGCTTATGCTGGTAACGACTTTGGCATTCATGGAACTTCAGAGAAAGTGGCACCAAATGGTAATTGTTACAGTAACTTTGGTTCCATTAGCAGTGATGCTTCCTTTTGTAATGACACGGATGTTGCCAGTGTCTCAAGGAATGAAAAGCCTCGCCAAAATCAAAATAGAGGCCTTCAACAGGGTTCATATTCTCCTGTCGCTGATGCCAGAGATCTGAATCTTTTAGCTGCTGGTTCAAGTAAAAAGGATAATGGATCGGCAATGCATAAACTGGAGAGAAGCAAGATGGATAACAAATCACAACCATCGGATTCAGGTTTCAAGGGTGTTAGGTCAAATGCTTTGGAAAGCAGGTTGAGTGATACTTACAGTTTATCACCATCTTCATGGCCCCTAAAGACCACTGGCATGTCAAGTTTTAATCGACATATTGGCAATACACATAGTCCAAGTACACAATGTCTGAGAGGTGACGATCAAGCCCCAGCTGCTCAAGTTCCaaatcatggacttggcagttCGTCCGAGACAATTCAGGACTTGAAACCTAGCGAACAATTGACACCTGTTTCTGGCCATTTCATCTTTGATCTGCCATTTTTTAAGACACAGCTTGACCAGATAAATTCTCCGGAGCAGAATAGATTTTTGCAGCATGGTTCAGGTATGCAGGGATCTTTTCCGAACAGAATAGGTGAGACTTACAATGATAGCCGTCCACACTCCTCGTTGAATACTCAGCATACTAACTTGGCTCTGCAGCTGTAA
- the LOC18100028 gene encoding uncharacterized protein LOC18100028 isoform X2 encodes MKSRRMFREGHRRSPRISALDVWKAQPLSRTTVAKKTRLSRSITSTSTSTVAKVQDKELEQQKENQPEGPACRTRAKKKRKLKPLQDVASTPNAQQEPKSSDESDERELSQKDHPINSDEAILQKKDGPKQKGQAHSPDQPSSFSCTSWVPEKRILEHIVDILQRRDTHEIFAEPVDPNEVEEYYEIIQEPMDFGTMRAKLHEGMYKSLEQFEHDVFLISGNAMHFNSSSTIYFRQARAIAELAKKVFHVLKTDPDNFELEFSGTRRRSGRRPQHEVKGSTYSPSLKVARSSKSSNTNTAVHVSPKPTPCLTSCSSSLKRAIRVNSACLGITTHSDARDDEVLFDRRSTYKPWMSFLDESYPIISSIYSNSKPLVHVNQQEIAYHKSLFLFVKDVGPTAQMVAKRKLDGWPTTAANFPTPGSNFWLQSPNCQTSAASTSAQCPPTLDATITAACQNVSRGDRIDMFDVDKGGVAYAGNDFGIHGTSEKVAPNGNCYSNFGSISSDASFCNDTDVASVSRNEKPRQNQNRGLQQGSYSPVADARDLNLLAAGSSKKDNGSAMHKLERSKMDNKSQPSDSGFKGVRSNALESRLSDTYSLSPSSWPLKTTGMSSFNRHIGNTHSPSTQCLRGDDQAPAAQVPNHGLGSSSETIQDLKPSEQLTPVSGHFIFDLPFFKTQLDQINSPEQNRFLQHGSGMQGSFPNRIGETYNDSRPHSSLNTQHTNLALQL; translated from the exons ATGAAGAGTAGGAGAATGTTTAGAGAGGGACACAGGAGGAGTCCTAGGATATCTGCTTTGGATGTGTGGAAGGCTCAGCCACTGAGTAGGACCACTGTTGCTAAAAAAACTAGGCTTAGTAGGAGCATTACAAGCACTAGTACCAGTACTGTTGCTAAGGTACAAGACAAGGAGTTGGAGCAGCAAAAGGAGAACCAACCTGAGGGTCCAGCCTGTAGGACAAGGgcaaagaaaaagaggaagcTTAAACCACTTCAAGATGTGGCTTCTACTCCCAATGCTCAACAG GAGCCCAAGTCAAGTGATGAATCAGATGAAAGAGAACTAAGTCAAAAAGATCATCCAATCAATAGTG ATGAAGCCATTTTGCAGAAAAAAGATGGCCCAAAACAGAAAGGACAAGCTCATTCTCCAG ATCAACCATCTAGTTTTTCATGTACATCATGGGTGCCAGAAAAACGAATACTTGAGCATATCGTTGACATATTACAGAG GAGAGATACCCATGAAATATTTGCAGAACCAGTTGACCCAAATGAG GTTGAGGAGTATTATGAAATCATCCAAGAGCCTATGGATTTCGGCACCATGAGGGCTAAACTTCATGAAGGAATGTATAAAAGTCTTGAACAATTTGAG CATGATGTGTTTCTAATATCCGGAAATGCAATGCACTTCAATTCCTCTTCCACCATTTATTTCAGACAG GCTCGTGCCATAGCTGAATTAGCTAAGAAGGTTTTCCATGTTCTGAAAACTGATCCTGATAATTTTGAACTGGAATTCTCGGGGACAAGACGACGAAGTGGTAGAAGGCCCCAACATGAAGTCAAGGGTTCAACTTATAGCCCATCCCTTAAGGTTGCGAGGAGTTCAAAATCCAGCAATACCAATACTGCAGTTCATGTATCCCCGAAACCCACCCCATGTTTAACAAGTTGTTCATCAAGTCTAAAAAGAGCGATCCGAGTGAACTCTGCATGCTTGGGCATCACTACGCATTCTGATGCAAGAGATGATGAAGTACTTTTTG ATAGGCGCTCTACATATAAGCCATGGATGTCGTTCCTTGATGAGAGCTATCcaattatttcatcaatttatagTAATTCAAAGCCACTAGTGCAC GTGAATCAGCAGGAAATTGCCTATCATAAAAGCTTATTCTTGTTTGTTAAAGACGTAGGACCAACTGCCCAAATGGTTGCCAAACGCAAGTTAGATGGATGGCCGACTACCGCTGCCAATTTTCCAACTCCAGGTTCAAACTTTTGGCTTCAGTCTCCAAACTGTCAAACTTCTGCGGCATCAACCTCTGCTCAGTGTCCACCTACTCTTGATGCTACAATCACAGCTGCATGCCAAAATGTAAGCCGGGGTGACAGAATAGACATGTTTGATGTCGATAAAGGAGGTGTTGCTTATGCTGGTAACGACTTTGGCATTCATGGAACTTCAGAGAAAGTGGCACCAAATGGTAATTGTTACAGTAACTTTGGTTCCATTAGCAGTGATGCTTCCTTTTGTAATGACACGGATGTTGCCAGTGTCTCAAGGAATGAAAAGCCTCGCCAAAATCAAAATAGAGGCCTTCAACAGGGTTCATATTCTCCTGTCGCTGATGCCAGAGATCTGAATCTTTTAGCTGCTGGTTCAAGTAAAAAGGATAATGGATCGGCAATGCATAAACTGGAGAGAAGCAAGATGGATAACAAATCACAACCATCGGATTCAGGTTTCAAGGGTGTTAGGTCAAATGCTTTGGAAAGCAGGTTGAGTGATACTTACAGTTTATCACCATCTTCATGGCCCCTAAAGACCACTGGCATGTCAAGTTTTAATCGACATATTGGCAATACACATAGTCCAAGTACACAATGTCTGAGAGGTGACGATCAAGCCCCAGCTGCTCAAGTTCCaaatcatggacttggcagttCGTCCGAGACAATTCAGGACTTGAAACCTAGCGAACAATTGACACCTGTTTCTGGCCATTTCATCTTTGATCTGCCATTTTTTAAGACACAGCTTGACCAGATAAATTCTCCGGAGCAGAATAGATTTTTGCAGCATGGTTCAGGTATGCAGGGATCTTTTCCGAACAGAATAGGTGAGACTTACAATGATAGCCGTCCACACTCCTCGTTGAATACTCAGCATACTAACTTGGCTCTGCAGCTGTAA
- the LOC18100030 gene encoding protein PIN-LIKES 6 isoform X2, with the protein MERFLSAMVPVGNQAGGQSLLNTIKIAVLPIAKVFTMCFLGFLMASKYVNILPASGRKLLNGLVFSLLLPCLIFSQLGQAVTLEKMWFIPMNVVLGSISGSIIGFVVASIVRPPYPFFKFSIIQIGIGNIGNVPLVLIAALCRDTSNPFGDSEKCSTDGTAYISFGQWVGAIILYTYVFNMLAPPPEVTFDIEDANLSIKSPAKDAPPEQVPLLLQEDAPEELDALKRGKIKQFLVFLYVKLKLKQILQPPIIASILAMFLGAVPFLKRSIFTTDAPLFFFTDSCMILGEAMIPCILLALGGNLIDGPGSSKLGFRTTAAIIFGRLVLVPPAGLGIVTLADKLGFLPPGDKMFKFVLLLQHTMPTSVLSGAVANLRGCGREAAAVLFWVHIFAIFSMAGWIVLYLNLLF; encoded by the exons ATGGAGAGATTCTTATCAGCTATGGTACCCGTGGGAAACCAGGCCGGAGGACAGTCGCTCTTAAACACCATCAAAATTGCTGTTCTGCCTATAGCCAAAGTTTTTACCATGTGCTTCTTGGGATTTCTTATGGCCTCCAAGTATGTTAACATCTTGCCAGCTAGTGGAAGGAAACTCTTAAATGGG CTGGTTTTTTCGCTTCTGCTACCTTGCTTGATATTTTCTCAACTTGGCCAAGCTGTCACTTTAGAGAAAAT GTGGTTTATTCCCATGAATGTTGTTCTTGGCTCCATATCTGGCTCAATAATAGGTTTTGTTGTTGCATCCATTGTCCGGCCACCTTACCCATTCTTCAAGTTTTCAATCATACAAATCGGAATTG GGAATATTGGGAATGTGCCACTTGTCTTGATTGCAGCTCTATGTAGAGATACATCCAACCCTTTTGGCGACTCAGAAAAATGTAGCACAGATGGGACTGCCTACATCTCATTTGGCCAGTGG GTTGGTGCAATCATTTTATACACATATGTATTTAACATGTTGGCGCCTCCACCGGAAGTTACCTTCGATATTGAGGATGCGAATCTTTCCATCAAGAGCCCAGCAAAAGATGCTCCCCCTGAGCAAGTCCCATTGCTTCTCCAGGAGGATGCACCAGAAGAATTGGATGCGCTAAAGAGAGGGAAG ATTAAACAATTTCTGGTCTTTCTCTATGTCAAATTGAAGCTCAAGCAAATTCTTCAGCCCCCTATCATTGCTTCT ATCCTAGCTATGTTCCTTGGCGCAGTACCATTTTTGAAGCGATCGATCTTTACAACTGATGCTccacttttctttttcactgACAGCTGTATGATTCTCGG GGAGGCCATGATTCCATGCATTTTGTTGGCACTAGGAGGCAATCTCATTGATG GACCGGGAAGTTCTAAACTTGGTTTTCGGACAACTGCCGCTATTATTTTTGGTCGGTTAGTTTTGGTGCCTCCTGCTGGACTTGGCATAGTTACATTGGCTGATAAGCTTGGCTTCCTCCCTCCTGGTGATAAGATGTTCAAGTTTGTCCTGCTTCTGCAACATACAATGCCTACATCTGTCCTTTCTG GTGCCGTGGCCAATCTAAGAGGCTGTGGAAGAGAAGCTGCTGCTGTTCTATTCTGGGTTcatatttttgctattttttcaaTGGCTGGATGGATTGTCCTTTATCTCAACTTACTGTTCTGA
- the LOC18100030 gene encoding protein PIN-LIKES 6 isoform X1, which yields MERFLSAMVPVGNQAGGQSLLNTIKIAVLPIAKVFTMCFLGFLMASKYVNILPASGRKLLNGLVFSLLLPCLIFSQLGQAVTLEKMLEWWFIPMNVVLGSISGSIIGFVVASIVRPPYPFFKFSIIQIGIGNIGNVPLVLIAALCRDTSNPFGDSEKCSTDGTAYISFGQWVGAIILYTYVFNMLAPPPEVTFDIEDANLSIKSPAKDAPPEQVPLLLQEDAPEELDALKRGKIKQFLVFLYVKLKLKQILQPPIIASILAMFLGAVPFLKRSIFTTDAPLFFFTDSCMILGEAMIPCILLALGGNLIDGPGSSKLGFRTTAAIIFGRLVLVPPAGLGIVTLADKLGFLPPGDKMFKFVLLLQHTMPTSVLSGAVANLRGCGREAAAVLFWVHIFAIFSMAGWIVLYLNLLF from the exons ATGGAGAGATTCTTATCAGCTATGGTACCCGTGGGAAACCAGGCCGGAGGACAGTCGCTCTTAAACACCATCAAAATTGCTGTTCTGCCTATAGCCAAAGTTTTTACCATGTGCTTCTTGGGATTTCTTATGGCCTCCAAGTATGTTAACATCTTGCCAGCTAGTGGAAGGAAACTCTTAAATGGG CTGGTTTTTTCGCTTCTGCTACCTTGCTTGATATTTTCTCAACTTGGCCAAGCTGTCACTTTAGAGAAAATGTTGGAGTG GTGGTTTATTCCCATGAATGTTGTTCTTGGCTCCATATCTGGCTCAATAATAGGTTTTGTTGTTGCATCCATTGTCCGGCCACCTTACCCATTCTTCAAGTTTTCAATCATACAAATCGGAATTG GGAATATTGGGAATGTGCCACTTGTCTTGATTGCAGCTCTATGTAGAGATACATCCAACCCTTTTGGCGACTCAGAAAAATGTAGCACAGATGGGACTGCCTACATCTCATTTGGCCAGTGG GTTGGTGCAATCATTTTATACACATATGTATTTAACATGTTGGCGCCTCCACCGGAAGTTACCTTCGATATTGAGGATGCGAATCTTTCCATCAAGAGCCCAGCAAAAGATGCTCCCCCTGAGCAAGTCCCATTGCTTCTCCAGGAGGATGCACCAGAAGAATTGGATGCGCTAAAGAGAGGGAAG ATTAAACAATTTCTGGTCTTTCTCTATGTCAAATTGAAGCTCAAGCAAATTCTTCAGCCCCCTATCATTGCTTCT ATCCTAGCTATGTTCCTTGGCGCAGTACCATTTTTGAAGCGATCGATCTTTACAACTGATGCTccacttttctttttcactgACAGCTGTATGATTCTCGG GGAGGCCATGATTCCATGCATTTTGTTGGCACTAGGAGGCAATCTCATTGATG GACCGGGAAGTTCTAAACTTGGTTTTCGGACAACTGCCGCTATTATTTTTGGTCGGTTAGTTTTGGTGCCTCCTGCTGGACTTGGCATAGTTACATTGGCTGATAAGCTTGGCTTCCTCCCTCCTGGTGATAAGATGTTCAAGTTTGTCCTGCTTCTGCAACATACAATGCCTACATCTGTCCTTTCTG GTGCCGTGGCCAATCTAAGAGGCTGTGGAAGAGAAGCTGCTGCTGTTCTATTCTGGGTTcatatttttgctattttttcaaTGGCTGGATGGATTGTCCTTTATCTCAACTTACTGTTCTGA
- the LOC18100029 gene encoding uncharacterized protein LOC18100029 gives MDRVLQRTSQDVPLSTAHIHVNGGFVADHPSHSALCALCRSILVPDNDDLEISICGHCKFLLLEDLETPTRDSHLRRLHRGRRTRYSSSESIDTLFSQQFSQVINLARQNHNTIYGNEDRSIDGDSSARLLQRTSSRTTPSSSRRWQHLFSDSESESFDNVDSLYGESEINFRSSRYRVFHSESDAISSSVYGEDSDASVDGHSVLDTEMFIQADEGSNFDSDTDIDPMHAGLHQWNSDDLEEEEDEEDEEWEEADIEEDTIGSVEAGARLRNMFISSPSEGNGPVSWRRQFRSPEFEGMNRRRTRQSRQAYNHGFLANLEESELPRHMWNSEFGDYATGFGDLLEALARSDIGRRGAPPAAVSFVNNLPLVIINEEHEKHDGLACAICKDLLPIGTEVNKLPCLHLYHPYCILPWLSARNSCPLCRYEFPTDDKDYEEGRQNSSTRMEMHGIQRQEVSEDSSSDVSDEPLEHGQRGRGFLDVGPPLNSSGREGSGRRWLLLAAAPLVSLLGIVFVMWWGNPQGRRANGHCNFSGRGLHQIQVSGSSQLNQRGNGRRRWWSFF, from the coding sequence ATGGATAGGGTTTTGCAAAGAACTTCACAGGACGTGCCCCTGTCCACTGCTCATATCCATGTTAATGGTGGTTTTGTAGCTGACCATCCTAGCCACTCAGCATTATGTGCTCTGTGCCGAAGTATTCTTGTACCTGATAATGATGATCTTGAGATTAGTATATGTGGGCACTGTAAATTTTTGCTGCTTGAAGATCTTGAGACCCCTACTCGAGATTCTCATTTGAGGAGGCTTCACAGAGGAAGAAGAACCAGGTACAGCAGCTCTGAATCGATTGACACCCTTTTCTCACAACAATTTTCTCAGGTGATTAATTTGGCTAGGCAAAACCACAACACCATTTATGGGAATGAGGATCGATCTATAGATGGTGATAGTTCTGCTAGGTTGTTACAGCGTACGAGCTCTCGTACAACTCCAAGTAGTTCTCGAAGATGGCAGCATCTTTTTTCAGATTCTGAAAGTGAGAGTTTTGATAATGTGGATTCTCTTTATGGGGAGAGTGAAATTAATTTCAGATCCAGTAGGTACCGGGTTTTTCACAGTGAGAGTGATGCCATTTCTTCAAGTGTGTATGGTGAAGACTCTGATGCTTCTGTGGATGGACATAGTGTCCTGGACACAGAAATGTTTATTCAAGCAGATGAGGGAAGCAATTTTGACAGCGATACTGACATAGATCCAATGCATGCTGGTCTCCACCAATGGAACTCTGATGACCtagaagaggaagaggatgaagaagatgaggaaTGGGAAGAGGCTGATATTGAGGAAGACACAATTGGATCGGTAGAAGCTGGAGCTCGACTTCGAAATATGTTTATTTCAAGTCCTAGCGAAGGTAATGGCCCTGTTAGTTGGCGCAGGCAGTTTCGTTCACCGGAATTTGAGGGCATGAATCGCCGGAGAACCAGGCAAAGTAGACAAGCATATAACCATGGCTTCTTAGCTAACTTGGAAGAATCAGAATTACCACGACACATGTGGAATTCTGAGTTCGGAGATTATGCCACAGGCTTTGGGGATTTGCTTGAAGCTCTTGCTCGTTCTGATATTGGAAGGAGAGGAGCACCTCCTGCAGCTGTGTCTTTTGTGAATAATCTACCACTTGTGATCATCAATGAGGAACATGAGAAGCATGATGGTTTAGCTTGTGCAATCTGCAAGGATCTTTTGCCAATTGGCACTGAAGTTAACAAGCTTCCCTGCCTTCACCTATACCACCCTTACTGTATATTGCCTTGGCTGAGTGCACGAAATTCATGTCCTCTCTGCAGGTATGAATTTCCAACCGATGATAAAGACTATGAGGAGGGTCGGCAAAACTCTAGTACCAGAATGGAGATGCATGGTATTCAGCGGCAGGAAGTTAGCGAGGACAGTTCATCGGATGTCTCAGATGAACCTCTTGAACATGGTCAAAGAGGGAGGGGATTCCTAGATGTGGGCCCGCCCTTAAATAGCTCTGGCAGAGAGGGCAGTGGAAGGAGATGGCTTTTGCTTGCTGCTGCCCCCCTTGTTAGCCTTTTGGGTATTGTCTTTGTGATGTGGTGGGGCAATCCTCAAGGAAGACGGGCAAATGGTCATTGCAATTTCTCTGGGAGAGGCCTGCATCAAATTCAAGTTTCTGGCTCTTCCCAACTCAACCAAAGGGGCAATGGGAGGAGAAGATGGTGGTCTTTTTTCTGA